One Methanocaldococcus infernus ME DNA segment encodes these proteins:
- a CDS encoding 4Fe-4S binding protein, translated as MKDLKISYKEKCLNLLKNFVILEVNVRDIYVIKDRCVLCNLCKEVCPANCIFDGEESVEINKEKCMFCGRCVKVCPTKAIKLVRKVRYLEDGVVKEREIKKYVDIFYNYRKCISCLICVKNCIFGAMSIEENKFKDKIVIDKKKCELCGKCEEICPTKAIYLKGV; from the coding sequence TTGAAAGACTTGAAAATCTCTTACAAGGAGAAATGTCTGAATTTGCTAAAAAACTTTGTAATCTTAGAGGTAAATGTTAGAGATATCTATGTTATTAAAGATAGGTGTGTCCTCTGTAACCTCTGTAAAGAGGTTTGTCCAGCAAACTGTATTTTTGATGGAGAGGAGAGTGTTGAAATTAATAAAGAGAAGTGTATGTTCTGTGGAAGATGTGTTAAAGTTTGCCCAACAAAGGCTATAAAGTTGGTAAGGAAGGTTAGATACTTAGAAGATGGAGTGGTTAAGGAGAGGGAAATTAAGAAATATGTAGACATCTTCTATAACTATAGGAAATGTATTTCCTGCCTAATTTGTGTAAAAAATTGTATATTTGGAGCTATGAGCATTGAAGAAAATAAATTTAAGGATAAGATAGTTATTGATAAGAAGAAATGTGAACTTTGTGGAAAATGTGAAGAGATATGTCCTACAAAGGCAATATATCTAAAAGGGGTCTAA
- a CDS encoding 4Fe-4S dicluster domain-containing protein → MASSIFYIYEIVKRIKRVLDAKTKKEDYEDKPRFRKVPPIVKYPEKCISCEACKESCPAKAIEMVEREKKIPNIEVDSCIACLNCVEVCPTGVLELDKHRVSVEGQPFSVPKFHYLQIDEEVCANCGKCERACPIGVIHKTEKAYKIDVERCITCKRCLEVCPLKNAIVVFTEEEMNEKFDRAFRLKILKEFNKLTYEEKVEKPHIVKSLCIACLNCVEVCPGEIDIEKGEIISCLNCFYCLEVCPTTAIRVRKEPIAKEKVKCYVVLEEDCIGCRACYKVCKFGAITISKKTKLPYILPDKCIVCGLCERECPVDTIKLVNIDEAKKMAKIRTIEDDLIERLENLLQGEMSEFAKKLCNLRGKC, encoded by the coding sequence ATGGCCTCTTCCATCTTCTACATTTATGAGATTGTTAAGAGGATAAAAAGAGTTTTGGATGCTAAAACAAAAAAAGAGGATTATGAAGATAAGCCAAGATTTAGAAAGGTTCCTCCTATTGTAAAGTATCCTGAAAAGTGTATAAGTTGTGAAGCCTGTAAAGAGAGTTGTCCAGCAAAGGCTATAGAGATGGTAGAGAGGGAGAAAAAGATTCCAAATATTGAAGTAGATTCCTGTATAGCTTGTCTAAACTGTGTTGAAGTTTGTCCAACAGGAGTTTTAGAGTTGGATAAGCATAGAGTTAGTGTTGAAGGACAACCCTTTTCAGTTCCTAAGTTTCACTATCTACAGATAGATGAAGAGGTTTGTGCAAACTGTGGGAAGTGTGAAAGAGCTTGCCCTATAGGTGTAATACATAAAACTGAGAAAGCCTATAAAATAGATGTTGAAAGATGTATAACTTGCAAGAGATGCTTAGAAGTCTGCCCATTGAAAAATGCTATTGTTGTCTTCACTGAAGAGGAGATGAATGAAAAATTTGATAGGGCTTTCAGACTAAAAATATTAAAAGAGTTTAATAAGCTAACCTATGAGGAAAAAGTGGAAAAGCCGCATATTGTTAAAAGTCTATGTATAGCTTGCCTAAACTGTGTTGAAGTTTGTCCTGGTGAGATAGATATTGAGAAGGGAGAAATAATTAGTTGCTTAAACTGCTTCTACTGCTTAGAGGTTTGCCCAACCACAGCTATTAGGGTTAGAAAAGAGCCTATAGCTAAGGAGAAGGTTAAGTGCTATGTTGTCTTGGAAGAAGATTGTATAGGTTGCAGAGCCTGTTATAAAGTTTGTAAGTTTGGAGCCATTACCATAAGTAAGAAAACTAAGCTTCCCTATATTTTACCAGATAAGTGTATTGTCTGTGGCTTATGTGAGAGGGAGTGTCCAGTAGATACTATAAAGTTGGTTAATATTGATGAAGCCAAGAAGATGGCAAAAATAAGAACAATTGAGGATGATCTCATTGAAAGACTTGAAAATCTCTTACAAGGAGAAATGTCTGAATTTGCTAAAAAACTTTGTAATCTTAGAGGTAAATGTTAG
- a CDS encoding hydrogenase large subunit gives MPTIPIGPIHPALKEPMRIKLVLEGERPVDVELEMGYAHRGIEKIMEGKHCHKAIHLAERVCGICSNVHTHTFAQCVEKISKIEVPDKAKYLRVVIYELERIHSHLLAISTYCLAIEHETLGLWLLNIREPIMDLFELITGNRINLSFNVIGGVRKDITKEMAEEIIDKINSIKEDVENVMNAFEKAPLVGLRSKGIGVLKYKDIMKTRAVGPIARASGLPESDWRLRKKIYKELKFKVKWRKEGDNFARTMVRFEEILESIRLVEKALEHYLECSGDYRVRAEIKAGEGEVRNEAHRGEVLYQMAITSGGIVKKINIRTPSVMNFESYKYMIKTCPTVADAVATYVTTDPCVACAERAIYIVKDGKIYQYRR, from the coding sequence ATGCCTACAATCCCAATAGGTCCAATACATCCAGCCTTAAAAGAGCCAATGAGAATTAAACTTGTCCTTGAAGGAGAGAGGCCTGTAGATGTAGAGTTAGAGATGGGTTATGCTCATAGAGGAATAGAGAAAATTATGGAAGGAAAGCACTGTCATAAAGCTATCCATCTTGCTGAAAGGGTCTGTGGAATTTGCTCAAATGTTCACACTCACACCTTTGCCCAGTGTGTGGAAAAAATTTCTAAGATAGAAGTGCCAGATAAGGCTAAATATTTAAGAGTAGTAATCTATGAGTTAGAGAGGATACATAGCCATCTCTTAGCCATCTCTACATACTGCTTAGCTATAGAGCATGAAACTCTTGGTTTATGGCTATTGAATATTAGAGAGCCAATTATGGATTTATTTGAGCTAATTACTGGGAATAGGATTAACTTATCCTTTAATGTTATTGGGGGGGTTAGAAAGGACATAACTAAAGAGATGGCTGAGGAAATTATTGACAAAATTAATAGTATAAAGGAAGATGTTGAAAATGTTATGAATGCCTTTGAAAAGGCTCCTTTAGTGGGTTTGAGAAGTAAGGGAATTGGAGTTCTAAAATATAAAGATATTATGAAAACCAGAGCTGTTGGGCCAATAGCAAGAGCCTCTGGCTTACCTGAGAGTGATTGGAGATTAAGGAAGAAGATTTACAAAGAGCTTAAATTTAAAGTTAAGTGGAGGAAGGAAGGAGACAACTTTGCAAGAACCATGGTTAGATTTGAGGAGATACTTGAGAGTATAAGATTGGTTGAGAAGGCTTTAGAGCATTATTTAGAATGCTCTGGAGACTATAGAGTTAGAGCTGAAATTAAGGCTGGAGAGGGAGAGGTTAGAAATGAAGCTCATAGAGGGGAAGTACTTTACCAAATGGCTATAACCTCTGGAGGAATTGTTAAGAAAATCAATATTAGAACTCCCTCAGTGATGAACTTTGAGAGCTATAAGTATATGATTAAGACCTGTCCAACTGTAGCTGACGCTGTAGCTACCTATGTAACAACCGACCCCTGTGTAGCCTGTGCTGAAAGAGCTATTTATATAGTTAAGGATGGGAAAATCTACCAGTATAGGAGATAA
- a CDS encoding NADH-quinone oxidoreductase subunit B family protein produces MKTFFRKRSLHLCLINTGGCNGCDVEVLSCLAPRYDLEQYGIYFHNNPREADILVVSGPVTLQWKERIKELYEKVPEPKIVIALGACALSGGIFKEGHTCKGVLNILPVDAKVPGCPPKPAEIIKAILKVAPKLIAEREKKCLQSQ; encoded by the coding sequence ATGAAAACCTTCTTTAGAAAGAGGTCTTTACATCTCTGCCTAATTAACACTGGTGGCTGTAATGGCTGTGATGTTGAAGTTCTCTCCTGCTTAGCCCCAAGGTATGATTTGGAACAGTATGGGATATATTTCCACAACAATCCAAGGGAAGCTGATATCTTAGTGGTGAGTGGTCCAGTAACCCTACAGTGGAAGGAGAGAATTAAAGAGCTCTATGAGAAAGTTCCTGAGCCTAAGATTGTTATAGCCCTTGGAGCCTGTGCCTTAAGTGGAGGGATCTTTAAGGAAGGACATACTTGTAAAGGGGTTTTAAATATCCTGCCAGTTGATGCCAAAGTTCCTGGCTGTCCTCCAAAGCCAGCTGAGATTATTAAAGCTATCTTAAAGGTGGCTCCAAAACTAATAGCTGAAAGGGAGAAAAAATGCCTACAATCCCAATAG
- a CDS encoding DUF1959 family protein, which yields MIEELDKKYEELSKKQKRNIFLNRYLIEDALIPMAKKLGIELEELIDIILEKYDFCSCYEIHAYAEQAKMGCLGRKVDIDLGLCWLSDFFSLIDRKEADKIRKLVVEKTVLYKVPYKDSLKEGREKVIKALRGKE from the coding sequence ATGATTGAAGAGCTTGATAAAAAGTATGAAGAGCTTTCAAAAAAACAGAAAAGAAATATTTTCTTAAACAGATACCTAATAGAGGATGCTCTAATTCCAATGGCCAAGAAGTTGGGAATTGAGTTAGAAGAGCTTATTGACATTATATTAGAGAAGTATGACTTTTGCTCCTGCTATGAGATACATGCCTATGCTGAACAGGCTAAGATGGGATGCTTAGGAAGAAAAGTAGATATAGACCTTGGCCTCTGCTGGCTCTCAGACTTCTTCAGCCTTATAGATAGGAAAGAAGCTGATAAGATAAGGAAGCTTGTAGTTGAGAAAACTGTCCTCTATAAAGTTCCATATAAAGACTCTTTAAAAGAGGGGAGAGAGAAGGTTATAAAGGCTTTAAGGGGGAAAGAATGA
- a CDS encoding energy-converting hydrogenase subunit EhaL family protein, which translates to MDLLILDISLILFVIGNLLGLEYSYRKYPYPYNIKRVDPLALALGILGGIVVNFNLPLGSLLLAFPLGMRSGYGRVEFLIGLALAFTLWVLL; encoded by the coding sequence ATGGATCTCTTAATTTTAGATATCTCACTTATCCTCTTTGTTATTGGGAATCTCTTAGGGTTAGAATATAGCTATAGAAAGTATCCTTATCCATACAACATAAAAAGAGTCGATCCCTTAGCCTTAGCCCTTGGAATTTTAGGGGGAATAGTGGTTAATTTTAACTTACCACTTGGCTCTCTCCTCTTAGCCTTCCCCTTAGGGATGAGGTCAGGATATGGTAGAGTTGAATTTCTCATAGGCTTAGCCTTAGCCTTTACTCTTTGGGTGTTATTATGA
- a CDS encoding respiratory chain complex I subunit 1 family protein, translating to MVELFLLTLHAFLVGSLLLGLHRKVMAKLQLRPGPPIIQHLIHTFKFYFKEVTFPITAAQPLYIFVAWLDIAIWLSALIISQVLKGSLLIIMGIYVLQKIVEHGCGLSSGSPYGKMGGVRSVFSAAAEVPLFAVVATIYILTNSLNIGDIINYQLAHGYLLFKLPLCALAFFILLISKSPYSPFGIVKGKDIVSGYLTEHFGLLYSMIMIADSIAYYVLLWLFIAIFLGPIALSYPLTLLVMVVITIILAIINSLTPLLAPHHSVMLQMTLAALVLLDLLHRILW from the coding sequence ATGGTTGAGCTCTTTCTACTAACCTTACATGCATTTCTTGTAGGCTCTTTATTGTTAGGTTTACATAGGAAAGTGATGGCTAAGCTTCAACTTAGACCTGGTCCTCCAATAATACAGCACTTAATCCACACATTTAAATTTTATTTTAAAGAAGTCACTTTCCCAATAACAGCTGCTCAACCTCTCTACATCTTTGTAGCTTGGCTTGACATAGCTATCTGGCTCTCAGCTTTAATTATCTCTCAAGTTCTAAAAGGCTCTCTTTTAATTATCATGGGAATCTATGTTTTACAGAAGATAGTTGAGCATGGTTGTGGTTTATCCTCAGGTTCTCCATATGGAAAGATGGGAGGGGTTAGAAGTGTCTTCTCAGCAGCTGCAGAGGTTCCTCTATTTGCAGTGGTTGCTACAATATACATATTAACAAACTCTCTAAATATTGGAGACATTATCAATTATCAATTAGCTCATGGATATCTTCTCTTTAAACTCCCTCTCTGTGCCTTAGCCTTCTTCATCTTACTAATTTCAAAGTCTCCATATAGCCCATTTGGTATAGTTAAGGGAAAGGATATAGTTAGTGGCTACTTAACTGAGCATTTTGGTTTATTATACAGTATGATCATGATAGCTGATTCCATAGCTTACTATGTCCTACTTTGGCTTTTCATAGCCATCTTCTTAGGCCCAATAGCTTTAAGTTATCCTCTAACTCTCTTGGTTATGGTTGTAATAACAATAATATTAGCTATCATTAACTCCCTAACCCCTCTCTTAGCCCCTCACCATTCAGTTATGCTACAGATGACTCTTGCAGCACTTGTTCTCTTAGATCTATTGCATAGAATATTATGGTGA
- a CDS encoding membrane protein produces MIVPFGDIIFYFSPFSTVGFVIALVFTIIVYLTKPEKQLEANKFSGDKLIEVSLEEMKIRRLMAIFCGLATAGAMITYDLFDYTLFLVLIGISNIGIVSAVKRDWVLNAAFNYGLVAIIASLPLFASDSLVLAKAGTLSLLELSKKSYDLIFEKSLFAIGMAGEVGIAPFYAAKAEMFRAPGSPYILMIHLSSLLVIIRTVDILIHLS; encoded by the coding sequence ATGATAGTGCCATTTGGAGACATAATTTTTTATTTCTCTCCATTCTCAACTGTTGGGTTTGTTATTGCCTTAGTCTTTACCATCATAGTTTATTTAACCAAGCCTGAGAAGCAGTTAGAGGCTAATAAGTTTAGTGGAGACAAGTTAATAGAGGTTAGCTTGGAAGAGATGAAGATAAGGAGATTGATGGCTATCTTCTGTGGTCTCGCCACCGCTGGAGCTATGATAACCTATGATCTCTTTGACTACACCTTATTTTTAGTTCTCATTGGAATATCAAATATTGGAATTGTTTCTGCCGTTAAAAGAGATTGGGTTTTAAATGCAGCCTTTAACTATGGGTTAGTTGCTATCATAGCCTCTCTTCCCCTCTTTGCCTCAGATTCTTTAGTATTGGCTAAGGCTGGAACACTTTCTTTATTGGAGTTAAGTAAAAAGTCCTATGACTTAATCTTTGAAAAATCATTATTTGCCATTGGAATGGCTGGAGAGGTTGGAATAGCTCCATTCTATGCTGCAAAGGCAGAGATGTTTAGAGCTCCAGGGTCTCCTTATATATTGATGATTCACCTCTCCTCACTCTTGGTTATTATAAGGACTGTTGATATTCTAATACACCTAAGTTAG
- a CDS encoding EhaG family protein — MYSLTIFIGFVVGILSLLAISFQNDKLHSLILTDLVECAMLVIIAAVGTDLAEALILPGLVVGLAELLAVSEILLVKTQIKKKKTKSLDICLNMEVLRTAPKFLALVLIVYGSILTGFTGGALIATGLLFYAFSRRHICSLDNLYKFVWEGLSGLSGIAWACWVIGFLGFFLFPKYWLSFLLMAGIGLVIKVGSKMGLVGLAEEK, encoded by the coding sequence ATGTATAGCCTAACAATCTTTATAGGCTTTGTTGTTGGCATTCTCTCTTTGTTGGCTATAAGCTTTCAAAATGATAAGCTACACTCACTAATTTTAACTGACTTGGTAGAGTGTGCCATGCTTGTCATTATAGCTGCTGTTGGCACCGACTTAGCTGAAGCCCTAATCTTACCAGGTTTGGTTGTTGGCTTAGCTGAACTTTTAGCAGTTTCTGAAATCTTATTAGTTAAAACTCAGATAAAGAAGAAAAAAACTAAGAGCTTAGATATCTGCCTAAATATGGAAGTTTTAAGAACAGCTCCTAAATTCTTAGCCTTAGTTTTAATTGTTTATGGCTCTATCTTAACTGGCTTTACTGGAGGAGCCTTAATAGCTACTGGCTTATTATTCTATGCCTTCTCAAGAAGGCATATATGTAGCTTAGACAACCTCTACAAGTTTGTCTGGGAAGGGTTATCTGGTTTATCAGGAATAGCTTGGGCTTGCTGGGTTATAGGATTTCTTGGCTTCTTCCTCTTTCCAAAGTATTGGCTCTCCTTCTTATTGATGGCTGGGATTGGGTTAGTTATTAAAGTAGGATCAAAGATGGGTTTAGTTGGACTTGCGGAGGAGAAATAG
- a CDS encoding EhaF family protein, with protein MMKIGKIWNLLSNPDIVPKIFAFILSLIFILGLMVPHYYNSDQLYPKPEFHSQILKTPLAPYDRGGVPLKEPAEVKAQYPQYLPNLGKITAYLTPIASFIKDKTYFFGTTIVSTPGGILDEILYYTRGMDTVLESTILLLSFIIFTSLYLKGNSDV; from the coding sequence ATGATGAAGATAGGGAAGATATGGAATCTATTGTCTAACCCTGACATAGTTCCTAAGATCTTTGCCTTCATACTCTCCTTAATATTCATCCTTGGGCTTATGGTTCCTCATTATTATAATAGTGATCAACTCTACCCTAAGCCAGAGTTTCACTCCCAGATATTAAAAACTCCTCTGGCTCCATATGATAGAGGAGGAGTTCCATTAAAAGAGCCTGCTGAGGTTAAAGCTCAATATCCCCAATATCTTCCAAATCTTGGGAAGATTACAGCTTACTTAACTCCAATAGCCAGCTTTATCAAAGATAAAACTTACTTCTTTGGCACCACTATAGTCTCAACCCCTGGAGGAATCTTAGATGAAATCCTCTACTACACCAGAGGAATGGATACAGTGCTGGAAAGTACTATCCTCCTACTGTCCTTTATCATCTTCACAAGCCTATACTTAAAGGGGAATAGTGATGTATAG
- a CDS encoding DUF2107 family protein, with amino-acid sequence MLELYIGFFLLIVGTLGSIIGPNVEDPLVRFLNIEVASCGVSLVFLAYDETLALMTYLAVNALLTIIIVRAILIRTMREDDEDREDMESIV; translated from the coding sequence ATGTTAGAACTCTATATAGGCTTTTTCTTACTGATTGTTGGAACCCTTGGCTCAATAATTGGGCCAAATGTTGAGGATCCATTGGTTAGATTCTTAAATATAGAGGTTGCCAGCTGTGGAGTCTCTTTAGTTTTCTTAGCCTATGATGAAACCCTTGCCTTAATGACTTACTTGGCTGTCAATGCTTTACTAACCATTATCATTGTTAGAGCCATCTTAATCAGAACCATGAGGGAAGATGATGAAGATAGGGAAGATATGGAATCTATTGTCTAA
- a CDS encoding DUF2108 domain-containing protein — MILLISALCCIVGSLGVIVHTDIINKIIMLTLIEIGIIGFITYYYYLDVAIVAAITEPIVTIVILIGYMKYKKLKEEKVEPKAIIP, encoded by the coding sequence TTGATATTACTAATTTCAGCTCTCTGTTGTATTGTTGGCTCTTTGGGGGTTATAGTTCACACTGACATCATAAACAAAATAATTATGCTCACCCTTATTGAGATTGGAATTATTGGTTTCATAACCTACTATTACTACTTAGATGTAGCCATAGTTGCAGCAATAACTGAGCCAATTGTAACCATAGTTATCTTAATTGGATATATGAAGTACAAAAAACTGAAAGAGGAGAAGGTTGAGCCTAAGGCTATAATTCCATAA
- a CDS encoding DUF2109 domain-containing protein codes for MITEVVSFIIILMLIRIFITKSRERKLLYLCCLSFAFSALIALYVDSPMGGILAIVFFISSTLSSNAIAHTLGKVKL; via the coding sequence ATGATAACTGAAGTTGTTAGTTTTATTATTATTCTAATGTTAATTAGAATTTTCATAACAAAGAGTAGGGAGAGGAAACTTTTATATCTCTGTTGTTTAAGCTTTGCCTTCTCTGCTTTGATAGCTTTATATGTTGATTCACCAATGGGTGGAATCTTGGCTATAGTTTTCTTTATTTCTTCCACTCTCTCATCAAATGCTATAGCCCACACCTTAGGAAAGGTGAAACTTTGA
- the ehaA gene encoding energy-converting NiFe hydrogenase A subunit EhaA — MLLYILSAIVSMGLAFLFKMPLKPRDKFSFESSVIFPTPILALGFYAIFKHLFYPGLFFSVLAGILGFLLSKYSDKLFGES; from the coding sequence ATGCTTCTCTATATCCTCTCAGCTATTGTTTCAATGGGATTGGCATTTCTCTTTAAGATGCCTTTAAAGCCAAGGGATAAGTTTAGCTTTGAATCTTCAGTAATTTTTCCAACTCCTATTTTAGCCCTTGGATTTTATGCAATTTTTAAACATCTCTTTTATCCAGGTTTATTTTTTTCAGTACTTGCTGGGATATTAGGATTCTTATTATCAAAATACTCAGATAAATTATTTGGTGAGTCATAG
- a CDS encoding helix-turn-helix domain-containing protein yields MYNKLEIIEKCILLNPRYIQTFREKLKITQSKLAKESGISQSHLSMLEKGKREATELIACAITYGLLKCYSQRNPEDPIYGLLDTLSLLKFEDALIELIYDIKKNEDLRYIRNINDNSIIILNRNSILTEIKKRLKFVDIIDINIMRGRLEIFGKYLEDKDFSIVLDCSDIRRIEKKFYERNRLRVIIQSFPKGEVPPIYGVNDNCLIIHCW; encoded by the coding sequence ATGTATAACAAGTTAGAAATTATAGAGAAGTGCATTCTCCTAAATCCAAGGTATATACAAACCTTTAGAGAAAAGCTAAAGATTACTCAGTCAAAGTTAGCTAAAGAGAGTGGAATTAGCCAGTCTCATCTAAGTATGTTAGAAAAAGGAAAGAGAGAGGCTACAGAGCTTATAGCCTGTGCCATAACCTATGGGTTACTTAAGTGCTACTCACAAAGGAATCCTGAGGATCCAATTTATGGGCTTTTGGATACTCTATCTCTTCTAAAATTTGAAGATGCTCTTATAGAGTTAATATATGACATCAAGAAAAATGAAGATCTCAGATATATAAGAAATATTAATGATAATAGTATCATCATCCTAAATAGGAATAGTATTCTAACTGAAATTAAGAAGAGGCTGAAGTTTGTTGATATTATTGATATTAACATAATGAGAGGTAGGTTAGAGATTTTTGGGAAATATTTAGAGGATAAAGATTTTTCAATAGTCTTAGATTGCTCAGATATAAGAAGGATAGAGAAGAAGTTTTATGAGAGAAATAGGTTAAGGGTTATAATCCAATCCTTCCCTAAGGGAGAGGTTCCTCCTATTTATGGGGTTAATGATAATTGCCTAATTATTCACTGCTGGTGA
- a CDS encoding stage II sporulation protein M: MKKLPLILTISIFIIGFISGVISINNLSKINNNSLPNFKPKIQFNFISILTNNLKVILLMLAGAITFGLSTFINLLFNGFNVGVLIGSTFLTNEPLKLITALILPHGIFEIPAMLIAAIAGFKIPYEITLYLLDKKEKPITEEDIKEFLKLALISIILIIIAAFVEVYITPEVAKLLM, encoded by the coding sequence ATGAAAAAACTACCGCTAATATTAACAATATCTATTTTCATAATTGGTTTTATTTCAGGAGTTATATCAATAAATAACTTATCAAAAATTAACAATAATAGCTTACCTAACTTTAAACCTAAAATACAATTTAATTTTATTTCAATATTAACAAACAACTTAAAAGTTATTCTTCTAATGTTAGCAGGAGCTATAACCTTCGGTTTATCCACTTTTATAAATCTACTATTCAACGGATTTAACGTAGGCGTTTTAATCGGCTCTACTTTCCTAACTAATGAACCATTAAAATTAATAACTGCCTTAATCCTTCCACACGGAATATTCGAAATCCCAGCTATGTTAATAGCAGCAATAGCGGGCTTTAAAATCCCTTATGAAATAACCCTATATTTATTAGATAAAAAAGAAAAACCAATAACAGAGGAAGATATAAAAGAATTCTTAAAATTAGCTTTAATTTCAATAATTCTAATTATTATAGCAGCTTTCGTAGAGGTTTATATCACACCAGAGGTAGCTAAGTTACTTATGTAA
- a CDS encoding stage II sporulation protein M: MKLYEVLPIVLFLIFFVFGYFTKIPTYDNTPNIDINTIFPNTFLGILSNNLKVILTNLSGSVLFGLSTFVNMLYNGYILGVQAKIFTVTYGVYFVLITTIPHCIFEIPAMLIAAIAGFKIPYEITLYLLDRKEKPITEEDIKEFLKLALISIILIIIAAFVEVYITPEVAKLLM; encoded by the coding sequence ATGAAATTGTATGAAGTCCTTCCCATAGTTTTATTTTTGATATTTTTTGTTTTTGGATACTTTACAAAAATCCCTACATATGATAATACTCCAAACATTGACATAAACACAATATTTCCGAACACTTTTTTAGGAATATTATCAAATAACTTAAAAGTTATATTAACAAATTTATCTGGAAGTGTCCTATTTGGATTATCTACTTTTGTCAATATGCTCTATAATGGATATATATTGGGTGTTCAAGCCAAGATATTTACTGTTACTTACGGAGTATATTTTGTTTTAATTACTACCATACCCCATTGCATTTTTGAAATCCCAGCTATGTTAATAGCAGCAATAGCGGGCTTTAAAATCCCTTATGAAATAACCCTCTATCTCTTAGATAGAAAAGAAAAACCAATAACGGAAGAAGATATAAAAGAATTCTTAAAATTAGCTTTAATTTCAATAATTCTAATTATTATAGCAGCTTTCGTAGAGGTTTATATCACACCAGAGGTAGCTAAGTTACTTATGTAA
- a CDS encoding stage II sporulation protein M, whose product MLKYTNNILIILAVILIYIIGFINGYYTNNNEIKTLNNNKSKLRFNSSLPKLLLNNLIADFLMLAGSITFGLSTFINLIFNGFNLGLLVSNAYNSGMPTKLILALILPHGIFEIPAMLIAAIAGFKIPYEITLYLLDKKEKPITEEDIKEFLKLALISIILIIIAAFVEVYITPEVAKLLM is encoded by the coding sequence ATGCTCAAGTATACAAACAATATATTAATTATCTTAGCTGTAATTTTAATCTATATTATTGGGTTTATTAATGGGTATTACACAAACAATAATGAAATAAAGACACTAAATAATAATAAATCAAAGTTAAGATTTAATTCTTCATTACCAAAACTTTTATTAAACAACTTAATAGCAGATTTTTTAATGCTGGCAGGTTCTATAACCTTCGGTTTATCCACTTTTATAAATTTAATATTCAATGGTTTTAATCTTGGGTTATTAGTTTCTAATGCTTATAACAGCGGAATGCCCACAAAATTAATTTTAGCTTTAATCCTCCCACACGGAATATTTGAAATCCCAGCTATGTTAATAGCAGCAATAGCGGGCTTTAAAATCCCTTATGAAATAACCCTATATTTATTAGATAAAAAAGAAAAACCAATAACAGAGGAAGATATAAAAGAATTCTTAAAATTAGCTTTAATTTCAATAATTCTAATTATTATAGCAGCTTTCGTAGAGGTTTATATCACACCAGAGGTAGCTAAGTTACTTATGTAA
- a CDS encoding stage II sporulation protein M codes for MISINNLSKINNNSLPNFKPKIQFNFISILTNNLKVILLMLAGAITFGLSTFINLLFNGFNVGVLIGSTFLTNEPLKLITALILPHGIFEIPAMLIAAIAGFKIPYEITLYLLDRKEKPITEEDIKEFLKLALISIILIIIAAFVEVYITPEVAKLLM; via the coding sequence TTGATATCGATAAATAACTTATCAAAAATTAACAATAATAGCTTACCTAACTTTAAACCTAAAATACAATTTAATTTTATTTCAATATTAACAAACAACTTAAAAGTTATTCTTCTAATGTTAGCAGGAGCTATAACCTTCGGTTTATCCACTTTTATAAATCTACTATTCAACGGATTTAACGTAGGCGTTTTAATCGGCTCTACTTTCCTAACTAATGAACCATTAAAATTAATAACTGCCTTAATCCTTCCACACGGAATATTCGAAATCCCAGCTATGTTAATAGCAGCAATAGCGGGCTTTAAAATCCCTTATGAAATAACCCTCTATCTCTTAGATAGAAAAGAAAAACCAATAACGGAAGAAGATATAAAAGAATTCTTAAAATTAGCTTTAATTTCAATAATATTAATCATTATAGCAGCTTTCGTAGAGGTTTATATCACACCAGAGGTAGCTAAGTTACTTATGTAA